From a region of the Malania oleifera isolate guangnan ecotype guangnan chromosome 12, ASM2987363v1, whole genome shotgun sequence genome:
- the LOC131144231 gene encoding uncharacterized protein LOC131144231 isoform X1 produces METLISENPIHHLVSPFSSSTILFHLPRISRRNRSSLRFFPGKWHCSPKNVRFSCFAASSAPNPLTYGGWDDLRIVGDSDRSGESDQFRNFLIAIGIDDRKYVIMFLIGVVCALAISRIRVSSIVVFPASVIVFALGFSFGFVRGGSINRVSGNQSRRRSKADNFRVCDEKLWSLVEFFNGFDEKVSNLKNCMGRAVECREITVGDLDSYVKVMESIKLSAMSARKIVEGSIDDMELLGKGVESNDVLVENQKPSRRRKEVERNEFDFFRVFRGLFGENSLDLSIDKMKDVVRQELMETSVNGNKGNVVAPWVKDSVLNLVNDSKRNANRGFPQDTSNKHAMDQGDMEKFGDGAARTKIIPESEKMDSAEVNETAKRPLGNEKYSYQNNRLQFMNSQRISTNTNHDNEMKTRAYHDSLLDSMDFSVSLKHTVTEASFRQEQMLKNSNGAYMADHRKEENKQDNYRISFREENARPEDDHHLADLHSEYENEIGSSSSSRISDDVIFDRYLTEANGHLKHARECLKIGGDEGHAEVLLYKSSNLLSKAIAMKPMSLLAVGQLGNTYLLHGELKLKISRELRTQLSRSDPSFVKKRVNVLKGLDDQVSSKDKIASVLVNVCEECEGLLVEAGRRYRMALSIDGNDVRALYNWGLALSFRAQLIADIGPEAAVDADKVFLAAIDKFDAMMSRGNTHAPEALFRWGVALQQRSRLRPRNSREKVKLLQQAKRLYEDAFDMDSSNLQVREALSSCMSELNFFRGL; encoded by the exons ATGGAGACCCTAATCTCAGAAAATCCCATTCACCATTTGGTTTCTCCATTCTCATCCTCAACAATTCTCTTCCACTTACCCCGAATTTCCCGGAGAAATCGAAGCTCTCTTCGCTTTTTCCCGGGAAAATGGCATTGCAGTCCCAAAAACGTTAGATTCTCATGCTTTGCGGCTTCTTCCGCACCCAATCCATTGACTTATGGTGGGTGGGACGATCTGAGAATCGTTGGTGACTCAGACCGGTCTGGTGAGTCGGATCAGTTCCGTAATTTTCTGATTGCTATAGGAATCGATGACAGAAAGTACGTAATCATGTTCCTCATTGGGGTTGTTTGCGCTTTGGCTATTTCTAGGATTAGGGTTTCTTCAATTGTTGTGTTTCCCGCTTCTGTTATCGTTTTTGCTCTTGGCTTTTCATTTGGGTTTGTTAGAGGGGGGAGCATTAATCGGGTGAGTGGTAATCAGAGCAGGAGAAGATCCAAAGCTGATAATTTTAGGGTTTGTGATGAGAAATTGTGGAGTCTGGTAGAGTTTTTCAATGGGTTTGATGAAAAGGTTAGTAATCTAAAGAATTGTATGGGAAGAGCTGTTGAATGCAGAGAAATCACTGTGGGTGATCTGGACAGTTATGTTAAGGTGATGGAATCAATCAAATTATCAGCTATGTCTGCTAGAAAGATTGTTGAAGGTTCTATTGATGACATGGAGTTGTTGGGTAAGGGCGTAGAATCTAATGATGTTCTAGTTGAGAACCAGAAGCCAAGTAGGAGGAGGAAGGAGGTAGAGAGGAATGAGTTTGATttctttagggtttttaggggtTTATTTGGAGAAAATTCTCTTGATTTGAGTATTGATAAAATGAAAGATGTTGTTAGGCAAGAGTTGATGGAGACAAGTGTGAATGGTAATAAGGGTAATGTAGTAGCCCCTTGGGTAAAAGatagtgttttaaatttggttAATGATAGTAAAAGAAATGCAAATCGTGGTTTTCCACAGGATACATCAAATAAACATGCTATGGATCAGGGTGACATGGAAAAATTTGGCGATGGGGCTGCAAGAACAAAAATAATTCCAGAAAGTGAGAAAATGGATTCAGCAGAGGTGAATGAAACTGCTAAGAGACCTCTTGGCAATGAAAAGTATAGTTACCAGAATAACAGATTGCAGTTCATGAACAGCCAACGAATTTCTACGAATACGAATCATGATAATGAAATGAAAACACGGGCATACCATGATAGTCTGCTTGATTCTATGGATTTTAGTGTCAGCCTGAAACATACAGTAACAGAGGCATCTTTCCGGCAAGAGCAGATGCTCAAGAACTCCAATGGAGCTTACATGGCTGATCacagaaaagaagaaaataaacaagATAATTACAGAATTAGTTTTAGAGAAGAGAACGCGAGGCCTGAAGATGATCACCATCTGGCTGATCTCCATTCTGAGTATGAAAATGAGATTGGTTCGTCATCATCTTCAAGGATTTCAGATGATGTGATCTTTGATAGGTATCTTACAGAAGCCAATGGCCATCTAAAGCATGCCAGGGAGTGTTTAAAGATTGGGGGTGATGAAGGACATGCAGAGGTCCTCCTATACAAGTCTTCTAATTTACTATCCAAAGCTATAGCCATGAAGCCCATGAGTTTATTGGCCGTGGGCCAATTGGGAAACACCTATCTTCTTCATGGAGAACTAAAATTGAAGATTAGTCGTGAGTTGAGAACTCAACTTTCTAGGAGTGATCCCTCATTTGTGAAGAAACGGGTTAATGTGCTCAAGGGTCTAGATGATCAAGTCAGCAGTAAAGATAAAATTGCATCCGTTCTTGTTAACGTGTGTGAAGAGTGTGAAGGACTCCTTGTTGAggcaggaagaaggtatagaatGGCTTTGTCAATTGATGGGAATGATGTGAGAGCTCTATATAACTGGGGCCTTGCTCTTTCCTTCCGCGCACAGTTAATTGCTGATATTGGACCA GAAGCAGCTGTTGATGCTGACAAGGTGTTCTTGGCTGCAATTGATAAATTTGATGCAATGATGTCCAGAGGCAATACCCATGCACCCGAAG CTTTGTTTAGATGGGGTGTGGCATTGCAGCAAAGATCTCGTTTACGGCCACGCAACAGTAGAGAGAAGGTTAAGTTGCTGCAGCAAGCAAAGAGGCTGTATGAAGATGCATTCGATATGGACTCGAGCAATCTTCAAGTAAGAGAGGCCTTGTCATCATGCATGTCTGAGCTCAATTTTTTTAGGGGCTTGTAG
- the LOC131144292 gene encoding E3 ubiquitin-protein ligase AIRP2-like has protein sequence MYVASMRKSFKDSLKVLEADIQHANTLASDFSRDYDGACLQMRMSYSPAAHLFLFLVQWTDCHLAGALGLLRILIYKVYEDGTTTMSTHERKASIREFYAVIYPSLLQLQRGVTDTEDKKQKAVCMERYRRRDDDERRLYSDVDIEREEECGICMEMNSKVVLPNCNHAMCLKCYREWRIRSQSCPFCRDSLKRVNSGDLWVFTDSRDIVDMATLTRENLRRLFMYIDKLPVIVPDTLFDTYDSHLR, from the exons ATGTACGTAGCTTCCATGCGAAAATCTTTCAAGGACTCTCTGAAGGTTCTCGAAGCTGATATTCAGCACGCCAATACACT GGCGTCAGATTTTTCTAGAGATTATGATGGGGCCTGTCTTCAGATGAGAATGTCATACAGCCCAGCTGCTCACCTGTTCCTTTTTCTAGTACAATGGACAGACTGCCACCTTGCAGGTGCTCTTGGACTGTTGAGAATACTTATTTACAAG GTTTATGAGGATGGTACAACAACAATGTCTACCCATGAAAGAAAAGCAAGTATTAGAGAATTTTATG CGGTAATTTATCCTTCCTTGTTGCAACTTCAAAGAGGCGTTACTGACACAGAGGATAAAAAGCAGAAGGCTGTATGCATGGAAAGGTATAGAAGGAGAGATGATGATGAGCGGAGGCTCTATTCAGATGTAGACATTGAAAGAGAGGAAGAATGTGGAATTTGCATGGAAATGAATAGTAAGGTTGTTCTGCCCAACTGCAACCATGCCATGTGTTTGAAATGCTACCGTGAatg GCGTATAAGATCACAGTCATGCCCCTTTTGTCGCGACAGCCTGAAGAGAGTGAACTCTGGTGACCTTTGGGTGTTCACAGACAGCAGAGACATTGTGGACATGGCAACACTGACTAGGGAGAACCTGAGAAGGCTTTTCATGTACATAGATAAGCTGCCCGTGATTGTTCCTGATACTCTTTTTGATACATATGATTCCCACCTAAGATAG
- the LOC131144889 gene encoding tetraspanin-19-like isoform X3 gives MENFARSCLQFLLKILNSIMGISGIAMILYGLWMVRVWQRDMGGSPSGEFNSSAPWFIYSFLGTGIALCLITCSGHVAAASANSHCLSCYTVIIFVVLLLETAMIADIFLNSDWEKDLPDDPTGRFNDFKDFVKSNFDIFQWIGFLIILAQGLCVLLAMVLKTLGPNMRADYDSDADYASARLPLLNHPAQQLPYVIGDPNFASKNDSWNEKNYEKATK, from the exons ATGGAAAATTTTGCAAGGAGTTGCCTGCAGTTtctcttgaaaattttgaattccatTATGGGAATTTCTGGTATTGCCATGATCCTGTATGGCTTGTGGATGGTTAGAGTTTGGCAAAGAGACATGGGCGGCTCACCGTCCGGCGAGTTTAATTCCTCTGCTCCATG GTTTATATATAGTTTTCTAGGCACCGGTATTGCCTTGTGTCTGATAACATGCTCAGGTCATGTTGCTGCAGCTTCTGCAAACAGCCATTGCCTTTCTTGT TATACAGTGATCATATTTGTGGTTCTCCTGTTGGAAACAGCAATGATAGCAGATATATTCTTAAATTCTGACTGGGAGAAG GACTTGCCCGATGATCCAACCGGAAGGTTCAACGATTTTAAAGATTTTGTGAAGTCAAACTTTGATATCTTCCAATGGATCGGTTTTCTGATCATTTTAGCACAG GGACTTTGTGTTTTGTTGGCCATGGTTCTGAAAACTCTTGGGCCAAACATGAGAGCTGATTATGATAGTGATGCCGATTATGCTTCGGCTAGGCTTCCGCTCCTAAATCACCCTGCTCAACAGCTTCCATATGTCATCGGCGACCCTAACTTTGCCTCCAAAAATGATTCTTGGAATGAGAAAAATTATGAGAAG GCAACCAAGTGA
- the LOC131144232 gene encoding CBS domain-containing protein CBSX5-like, which translates to MAVSLLAHEVSDVCLGKPALRSLPVSATVGDAVSVLKRSGESFVSVWSCDHAFKATKIGLIAANNFEEEEEKDCRCIGKVCMVDVLYFLCNEENLSRPSFALQSPVSVLLSESPPGLVRHLEPTASLREAIDLILKGAQNLVVPIQTPTALSTSRKKLLIKPPSPDATLTLHGGCRQYCWLTQEDLIRFLLNSIGIFSPTPALSLQSLDIIDTHNLLAVHYHDPASAALPAIARSLVDQTSVAVVDDDGKLIGEISPLTLAGCDETVAAAVATLSAGDLMSYIDCGGPPEDLVQAVKARLEERNLGAVIELMEEDQSLSSVSSLSSCSSSDEEFGLGKGIRARSGRHSNRMVRKSEAVACYPGSSLVAVMIQALAHRVNYVWVVEEDYSLAGIVTFYGMLKIFRQHVR; encoded by the exons ATGGCAGTGAGTCTGTTGGCGCATGAGGTGTCCGACGTATGCCTTGGGAAGCCGGCGCTGAGGTCGCTGCCCGTCTCCGCCACCGTCGGCGACGCCGTGTCGGTCCTGAAGAGGTCCGGCGAGAGCTTTGTGAGCGTGTGGAGCTGCGACCACGCGTTTAAGGCGACAAAGATCGGGTTGATCGCCGCCAATAATTTcgaagaggaggaggagaaggatTGCCGATGCATAGGCAAAGTTTGTATGGTAGACGTGCTCTATTTCCTATGTAACGAGGAGAATCTCTCGCGTCCTTCCTTTGCGCTGCAATCGCCGGTCTCTGTTCTTCTCTCCGAATCCCCTCCCGGACTCGTTCGGCATCTCGAGCCCACCGCCAG CTTGCGGGAGGCCATAGATTTGATCCTGAAAGGCGCACAGAACCTGGTGGTCCCAATTCAGACCCCCACCGCGCTCTCCACCTCCAGGAAAAAGCTCCTCATCAAACCGCCGTCGCCGGACGCCACCCTCACACTCCACGGCGGCTGCCGCCAGTACTGCTGGCTCACCCAAGAAGACCTCATCCGCTTCCTCCTCAACTCCATCGGCATCTTCTCCCCAACCCCCGCACTCTCCCTCCAATCCCTCGATATAATCGACACCCACAACCTCCTCGCCGTCCACTACCACGACCCTGCTTCCGCCGCCCTCCCCGCCATAGCCCGCTCCCTCGTCGACCAGACCTCCGTCGCCGTAGTCGACGACGACGGCAAGTTGATCGGAGAAATCTCGCCCCTCACTCTCGCGGGCTGCGATGAAACGGTGGCGGCCGCCGTCGCGACTCTCTCCGCCGGCGACTTGATGTCGTACATCGACTGCGGGGGACCGCCGGAGGACTTGGTCCAGGCGGTGAAGGCCAGGCTCGAGGAGAGGAATCTAGGAGCAGTTATAGAGCTAATGGAAGAAGATCAGTCATTGTCTTCAGTTTCTTCGCTTTCGTCGTGTTCGTCTTCGGACGAGGAGTTTGGGTTGGGGAAGGGAATCAGGGCTCGCTCCGGCCGGCACTCGAACAGAATGGTGAGGAAATCGGAAGCCGTGGCTTGCTATCCGGGGAGTTCGCTGGTGGCGGTGATGATTCAGGCGCTCGCCCATCGGGTGAATTACGTGTGGGTGGTGGAAGAGGACTATAGCTTGGCCGGAATTGTGACATTCTACGGTATGCTGAAAATTTTCCGGCAACACGTTCGGTAG
- the LOC131144888 gene encoding sphingolipid delta(4)-desaturase DES1-like isoform X2: MFVLRYFVNSGMFGVRRKAIREITVVVLLQLWTATLLHNAGWMKILAVAYFFGSFLNHNLFLAIHELSHNLAFSTPVYNRWLGIFANLPIGVPMSVTFQKYHLEHHRFQGVDGIDMDVPSHIEAQLVRNVVTKSIWVILQLFFYALRPIFIKPKPPGLWEFTNLVIQLALDAAVVYFWGWKSFAYMILSTFVGGGMHPMAGHFISEHYVFTTEQETYSYYGPLNLLTWSVGYHNEHHDFPRIPGNKLHKVKEIAPEYYEGLESYKSWSQVIYMYIMDRTVGPFSRMKRKVSKTAKKSE, translated from the exons atgTTTGTCCTAAGATATTTTGTAAATTCTGGCATGTTTGGTGTTCGCAGAAAAGCTATCAGAGAG ATTACTGTGGTTGTATTGCTTCAGCTCTGGACTGCCACTTTACTCCACAATGCTGGTTGGATGAAGATCTTGGCAGTTGCATACTTTTTTGGCTCATTTCTCAATCACAACCTTTTCTTAGCCATCCATGAGCTCAGCCATAATCTTGCCTTCTCAACTCCAGTCTACAACCGTTGGCTTGGGATTTTTGCTAACCTACCCATTGGTGTACCTATGTCTGTAACATTCCAAAAGTACCACCTTGAGCACCATCGTTTCCAAGGGGTGGATGGTATTGACATGGATGTGCCAAGCCATATTGAGGCTCAACTTGTGAGAAATGTCGTAACAAAATCCATATGGGTCATATTACAGCTCTTCTTTTATGCTCTGCGGCCTATATTTATCAAACCCAAACCACCTGGTTTATGGGAGTTCACCAATTTGGTTATCCAACTAGCCCTTGATGCCGCCGTTGTCTATTTCTGGGGCTGGAAGTCTTTTGCTTATATGATCCTCTCCACTTTTGTTGGGGGTGGAATGCACCCGATGGCTGGTCACTTCATCTCAGAACATTATGTCTTCACGACTGAACAAGAGACATACTCTTATTATGGTCCTCTGAATCTTCTTACATGGAGTGTGGGATACCACAATGAGCACCATGATTTCCCCAGGATTCCTGGGAACAAGCTCCACAAGGTGAAGGAGATTGCACCGGAGTATTATGAGGGTTTAGAGTCGTACAAATCTTGGAGTCAGGTTATTTACATGTATATTATGGACAGGACAGTTGGGCCTTTTAGCCGGATGAAAAGAAAGGTGTCAAAGACTGCAAAGAAATCAGAATAG
- the LOC131144889 gene encoding tetraspanin-19-like isoform X2, with protein MENFARSCLQFLLKILNSIMGISGIAMILYGLWMVRVWQRDMGGSPSGEFNSSAPWFIYSFLGTGIALCLITCSGHVAAASANSHCLSCYTVIIFVVLLLETAMIADIFLNSDWEKQDLPDDPTGRFNDFKDFVKSNFDIFQWIGFLIILAQGLCVLLAMVLKTLGPNMRADYDSDADYASARLPLLNHPAQQLPYVIGDPNFASKNDSWNEKNYEKATK; from the exons ATGGAAAATTTTGCAAGGAGTTGCCTGCAGTTtctcttgaaaattttgaattccatTATGGGAATTTCTGGTATTGCCATGATCCTGTATGGCTTGTGGATGGTTAGAGTTTGGCAAAGAGACATGGGCGGCTCACCGTCCGGCGAGTTTAATTCCTCTGCTCCATG GTTTATATATAGTTTTCTAGGCACCGGTATTGCCTTGTGTCTGATAACATGCTCAGGTCATGTTGCTGCAGCTTCTGCAAACAGCCATTGCCTTTCTTGT TATACAGTGATCATATTTGTGGTTCTCCTGTTGGAAACAGCAATGATAGCAGATATATTCTTAAATTCTGACTGGGAGAAG CAGGACTTGCCCGATGATCCAACCGGAAGGTTCAACGATTTTAAAGATTTTGTGAAGTCAAACTTTGATATCTTCCAATGGATCGGTTTTCTGATCATTTTAGCACAG GGACTTTGTGTTTTGTTGGCCATGGTTCTGAAAACTCTTGGGCCAAACATGAGAGCTGATTATGATAGTGATGCCGATTATGCTTCGGCTAGGCTTCCGCTCCTAAATCACCCTGCTCAACAGCTTCCATATGTCATCGGCGACCCTAACTTTGCCTCCAAAAATGATTCTTGGAATGAGAAAAATTATGAGAAG GCAACCAAGTGA
- the LOC131144888 gene encoding sphingolipid delta(4)-desaturase DES1-like isoform X1: MGGEEREEEGVMATDFFWSYTDEPHASRRRQILSQYPQMKELFGPDPWAFLKITVVVLLQLWTATLLHNAGWMKILAVAYFFGSFLNHNLFLAIHELSHNLAFSTPVYNRWLGIFANLPIGVPMSVTFQKYHLEHHRFQGVDGIDMDVPSHIEAQLVRNVVTKSIWVILQLFFYALRPIFIKPKPPGLWEFTNLVIQLALDAAVVYFWGWKSFAYMILSTFVGGGMHPMAGHFISEHYVFTTEQETYSYYGPLNLLTWSVGYHNEHHDFPRIPGNKLHKVKEIAPEYYEGLESYKSWSQVIYMYIMDRTVGPFSRMKRKVSKTAKKSE; this comes from the exons aTGGGaggggaagagagagaagaggaaggaGTAATGGCGACCGACTTCTTCTGGTCTTACACGGACGAACCGCACGCGTCTCGTAGGCGTCAGATCCTCTCTCAGTACCCTCAAATGAAAGAGCTCTTTGGCCCTGATCCCTGGGCTTTCCTCAAG ATTACTGTGGTTGTATTGCTTCAGCTCTGGACTGCCACTTTACTCCACAATGCTGGTTGGATGAAGATCTTGGCAGTTGCATACTTTTTTGGCTCATTTCTCAATCACAACCTTTTCTTAGCCATCCATGAGCTCAGCCATAATCTTGCCTTCTCAACTCCAGTCTACAACCGTTGGCTTGGGATTTTTGCTAACCTACCCATTGGTGTACCTATGTCTGTAACATTCCAAAAGTACCACCTTGAGCACCATCGTTTCCAAGGGGTGGATGGTATTGACATGGATGTGCCAAGCCATATTGAGGCTCAACTTGTGAGAAATGTCGTAACAAAATCCATATGGGTCATATTACAGCTCTTCTTTTATGCTCTGCGGCCTATATTTATCAAACCCAAACCACCTGGTTTATGGGAGTTCACCAATTTGGTTATCCAACTAGCCCTTGATGCCGCCGTTGTCTATTTCTGGGGCTGGAAGTCTTTTGCTTATATGATCCTCTCCACTTTTGTTGGGGGTGGAATGCACCCGATGGCTGGTCACTTCATCTCAGAACATTATGTCTTCACGACTGAACAAGAGACATACTCTTATTATGGTCCTCTGAATCTTCTTACATGGAGTGTGGGATACCACAATGAGCACCATGATTTCCCCAGGATTCCTGGGAACAAGCTCCACAAGGTGAAGGAGATTGCACCGGAGTATTATGAGGGTTTAGAGTCGTACAAATCTTGGAGTCAGGTTATTTACATGTATATTATGGACAGGACAGTTGGGCCTTTTAGCCGGATGAAAAGAAAGGTGTCAAAGACTGCAAAGAAATCAGAATAG
- the LOC131144889 gene encoding tetraspanin-19-like isoform X1 yields MENFARSCLQFLLKILNSIMGISGIAMILYGLWMVRVWQRDMGGSPSGEFNSSAPWFIYSFLGTGIALCLITCSGHVAAASANSHCLSCYTVIIFVVLLLETAMIADIFLNSDWEKDLPDDPTGRFNDFKDFVKSNFDIFQWIGFLIILAQGLCVLLAMVLKTLGPNMRADYDSDADYASARLPLLNHPAQQLPYVIGDPNFASKNDSWNEKNYEKVREVLDNIDYGSATGTAYVLGM; encoded by the exons ATGGAAAATTTTGCAAGGAGTTGCCTGCAGTTtctcttgaaaattttgaattccatTATGGGAATTTCTGGTATTGCCATGATCCTGTATGGCTTGTGGATGGTTAGAGTTTGGCAAAGAGACATGGGCGGCTCACCGTCCGGCGAGTTTAATTCCTCTGCTCCATG GTTTATATATAGTTTTCTAGGCACCGGTATTGCCTTGTGTCTGATAACATGCTCAGGTCATGTTGCTGCAGCTTCTGCAAACAGCCATTGCCTTTCTTGT TATACAGTGATCATATTTGTGGTTCTCCTGTTGGAAACAGCAATGATAGCAGATATATTCTTAAATTCTGACTGGGAGAAG GACTTGCCCGATGATCCAACCGGAAGGTTCAACGATTTTAAAGATTTTGTGAAGTCAAACTTTGATATCTTCCAATGGATCGGTTTTCTGATCATTTTAGCACAG GGACTTTGTGTTTTGTTGGCCATGGTTCTGAAAACTCTTGGGCCAAACATGAGAGCTGATTATGATAGTGATGCCGATTATGCTTCGGCTAGGCTTCCGCTCCTAAATCACCCTGCTCAACAGCTTCCATATGTCATCGGCGACCCTAACTTTGCCTCCAAAAATGATTCTTGGAATGAGAAAAATTATGAGAAGGTGAGGGAAGTTCTTGATAACATAGATTATGGTAGTGCAACGGGTACTGCTTATGTATTGGGCATGTGA
- the LOC131144231 gene encoding uncharacterized protein LOC131144231 isoform X2, with amino-acid sequence METLISENPIHHLVSPFSSSTILFHLPRISRRNRSSLRFFPGKWHCSPKNVRFSCFAASSAPNPLTYGGWDDLRIVGDSDRSGESDQFRNFLIAIGIDDRKYVIMFLIGVVCALAISRIRVSSIVVFPASVIVFALGFSFGFVRGGSINRVSGNQSRRRSKADNFRVCDEKLWSLVEFFNGFDEKVSNLKNCMGRAVECREITVGDLDSYVKVMESIKLSAMSARKIVEGSIDDMELLGKGVESNDVLVENQKPSRRRKEVERNEFDFFRVFRGLFGENSLDLSIDKMKDVVRQELMETSVNGNKGNVVAPWVKDSVLNLVNDSKRNANRGFPQDTSNKHAMDQGDMEKFGDGAARTKIIPESEKMDSAEVNETAKRPLGNEKYSYQNNRLQFMNSQRISTNTNHDNEMKTRAYHDSLLDSMDFSVSLKHTVTEASFRQEQMLKNSNGAYMADHRKEENKQDNYRISFREENARPEDDHHLADLHSEYENEIGSSSSSRISDDVIFDRYLTEANGHLKHARECLKIGGDEGHAEVLLYKSSNLLSKAIAMKPMSLLAVGQLGNTYLLHGELKLKISRELRTQLSRSDPSFVKKRVNVLKGLDDQVSSKDKIASVLVNVCEECEGLLVEAGRRYRMALSIDGNDVRALYNWGLALSFRAQLIADIGPEAAVDADKVFLAAIDKFDAMMSRGNTHAPEDPKVSL; translated from the exons ATGGAGACCCTAATCTCAGAAAATCCCATTCACCATTTGGTTTCTCCATTCTCATCCTCAACAATTCTCTTCCACTTACCCCGAATTTCCCGGAGAAATCGAAGCTCTCTTCGCTTTTTCCCGGGAAAATGGCATTGCAGTCCCAAAAACGTTAGATTCTCATGCTTTGCGGCTTCTTCCGCACCCAATCCATTGACTTATGGTGGGTGGGACGATCTGAGAATCGTTGGTGACTCAGACCGGTCTGGTGAGTCGGATCAGTTCCGTAATTTTCTGATTGCTATAGGAATCGATGACAGAAAGTACGTAATCATGTTCCTCATTGGGGTTGTTTGCGCTTTGGCTATTTCTAGGATTAGGGTTTCTTCAATTGTTGTGTTTCCCGCTTCTGTTATCGTTTTTGCTCTTGGCTTTTCATTTGGGTTTGTTAGAGGGGGGAGCATTAATCGGGTGAGTGGTAATCAGAGCAGGAGAAGATCCAAAGCTGATAATTTTAGGGTTTGTGATGAGAAATTGTGGAGTCTGGTAGAGTTTTTCAATGGGTTTGATGAAAAGGTTAGTAATCTAAAGAATTGTATGGGAAGAGCTGTTGAATGCAGAGAAATCACTGTGGGTGATCTGGACAGTTATGTTAAGGTGATGGAATCAATCAAATTATCAGCTATGTCTGCTAGAAAGATTGTTGAAGGTTCTATTGATGACATGGAGTTGTTGGGTAAGGGCGTAGAATCTAATGATGTTCTAGTTGAGAACCAGAAGCCAAGTAGGAGGAGGAAGGAGGTAGAGAGGAATGAGTTTGATttctttagggtttttaggggtTTATTTGGAGAAAATTCTCTTGATTTGAGTATTGATAAAATGAAAGATGTTGTTAGGCAAGAGTTGATGGAGACAAGTGTGAATGGTAATAAGGGTAATGTAGTAGCCCCTTGGGTAAAAGatagtgttttaaatttggttAATGATAGTAAAAGAAATGCAAATCGTGGTTTTCCACAGGATACATCAAATAAACATGCTATGGATCAGGGTGACATGGAAAAATTTGGCGATGGGGCTGCAAGAACAAAAATAATTCCAGAAAGTGAGAAAATGGATTCAGCAGAGGTGAATGAAACTGCTAAGAGACCTCTTGGCAATGAAAAGTATAGTTACCAGAATAACAGATTGCAGTTCATGAACAGCCAACGAATTTCTACGAATACGAATCATGATAATGAAATGAAAACACGGGCATACCATGATAGTCTGCTTGATTCTATGGATTTTAGTGTCAGCCTGAAACATACAGTAACAGAGGCATCTTTCCGGCAAGAGCAGATGCTCAAGAACTCCAATGGAGCTTACATGGCTGATCacagaaaagaagaaaataaacaagATAATTACAGAATTAGTTTTAGAGAAGAGAACGCGAGGCCTGAAGATGATCACCATCTGGCTGATCTCCATTCTGAGTATGAAAATGAGATTGGTTCGTCATCATCTTCAAGGATTTCAGATGATGTGATCTTTGATAGGTATCTTACAGAAGCCAATGGCCATCTAAAGCATGCCAGGGAGTGTTTAAAGATTGGGGGTGATGAAGGACATGCAGAGGTCCTCCTATACAAGTCTTCTAATTTACTATCCAAAGCTATAGCCATGAAGCCCATGAGTTTATTGGCCGTGGGCCAATTGGGAAACACCTATCTTCTTCATGGAGAACTAAAATTGAAGATTAGTCGTGAGTTGAGAACTCAACTTTCTAGGAGTGATCCCTCATTTGTGAAGAAACGGGTTAATGTGCTCAAGGGTCTAGATGATCAAGTCAGCAGTAAAGATAAAATTGCATCCGTTCTTGTTAACGTGTGTGAAGAGTGTGAAGGACTCCTTGTTGAggcaggaagaaggtatagaatGGCTTTGTCAATTGATGGGAATGATGTGAGAGCTCTATATAACTGGGGCCTTGCTCTTTCCTTCCGCGCACAGTTAATTGCTGATATTGGACCA GAAGCAGCTGTTGATGCTGACAAGGTGTTCTTGGCTGCAATTGATAAATTTGATGCAATGATGTCCAGAGGCAATACCCATGCACCCGAAG ATCCAAAAGTTTCATTATAA